The Actinomyces sp. oral taxon 414 genome has a segment encoding these proteins:
- a CDS encoding phospho-sugar mutase — translation MTQPSENGLDAARPIPAPFDAEAVAAWIAGDPDPGTREELSRLLAARQAGDAAAAAELADAFAGPLRFGTAGLRGRLGAGPNRMNRAVVIRAAAGLSAWLRERLGEGFTVVIGYDARHGSAVFARDTARVVTGAGGRALLFDERCPTPVLAFALRRLGADAGVMVTASHNPPQDNGYKVYLGGRAVTGPGRGAQIVPPYDDEIAERIAAVGPPARVPMPASGWGAVGADMVEEYLDAVVRSARAGAAAPLRIVLTALHGVGGRVCREALVRAGFDDVVVVAEQFEPDPDFPTVDFPNPEEPGALDLSLELAREVGADLVLANDPDADRCAAAVPDAHAPGGWRRLTGDEVGALLGEQAAELASFTGAGVLASSIVSSRLLRRIAQAHGLAHRNTLTGFKWISRVPGLVFGYEEALGYCVDPAAVRDKDGISAAVRLAALAGVLKQQGRALPWLLDRLAREHGLYATSPLSVRVSDPSFIASTMERLRAGGGPAVLAGSPVVDVFDLLDGASDGNGGRLPPTDGLIFKTAANDRVVIRPSGTEPKLKCYCEVVVPVAVDEPVEVARRTAAERLELMRSDLRGVLGV, via the coding sequence ATGACTCAGCCCTCCGAGAACGGCCTCGACGCTGCCCGCCCCATTCCGGCGCCCTTCGACGCCGAGGCCGTGGCCGCCTGGATCGCCGGGGACCCCGATCCCGGCACGCGCGAGGAGCTGAGCCGCCTCCTGGCCGCCCGCCAGGCCGGCGACGCGGCGGCCGCGGCCGAGCTGGCCGACGCCTTCGCCGGGCCCCTCCGGTTCGGCACGGCGGGACTGCGGGGCCGCCTGGGCGCCGGGCCGAACCGGATGAACCGCGCCGTCGTCATTCGGGCCGCCGCGGGCCTGAGCGCCTGGCTGCGTGAGCGGCTGGGCGAGGGCTTCACCGTCGTCATCGGCTACGACGCGCGGCACGGATCGGCCGTCTTCGCCCGTGACACCGCCCGCGTGGTGACCGGGGCCGGCGGGCGCGCCCTCCTGTTCGACGAGCGCTGCCCCACCCCGGTGCTGGCCTTCGCGCTGCGCCGCCTGGGGGCCGACGCCGGGGTCATGGTGACCGCCTCGCACAACCCGCCGCAGGACAACGGGTACAAGGTGTACCTGGGCGGGCGGGCCGTGACCGGCCCGGGCCGGGGCGCCCAGATCGTCCCGCCCTACGACGACGAGATCGCCGAGCGCATTGCCGCCGTCGGGCCGCCGGCGCGGGTGCCCATGCCCGCCTCCGGCTGGGGGGCCGTCGGCGCCGACATGGTCGAGGAGTACCTCGACGCCGTGGTGCGCTCCGCCCGCGCGGGGGCCGCCGCCCCCCTGCGGATCGTGCTCACCGCCCTGCACGGGGTGGGCGGGCGCGTCTGCCGCGAGGCGCTCGTGCGCGCCGGTTTCGACGACGTCGTCGTGGTCGCCGAGCAGTTCGAGCCCGACCCGGACTTCCCCACCGTCGACTTCCCCAATCCCGAGGAGCCCGGCGCCTTGGACCTGTCCCTGGAGTTGGCGCGCGAGGTCGGCGCCGACCTGGTGCTCGCCAACGACCCGGACGCGGACCGCTGCGCGGCCGCCGTCCCGGACGCGCACGCCCCCGGCGGCTGGCGCCGGCTCACGGGCGACGAGGTGGGGGCGCTCCTGGGCGAGCAGGCGGCCGAGCTCGCCTCCTTCACCGGGGCCGGGGTCCTGGCCAGCTCCATTGTCTCCTCCCGACTGCTGCGCCGCATCGCCCAGGCGCACGGGCTGGCCCACCGCAATACGCTCACCGGCTTCAAGTGGATCAGTCGCGTGCCCGGGCTCGTGTTCGGCTACGAGGAGGCGCTGGGCTACTGCGTCGACCCGGCCGCCGTGCGCGACAAGGACGGTATTTCGGCGGCCGTGCGCCTGGCGGCCCTGGCCGGCGTGCTCAAGCAGCAGGGGCGCGCGCTGCCCTGGCTGCTGGACCGCCTGGCGCGCGAGCACGGCCTGTATGCCACGAGCCCGCTGAGCGTGCGCGTGAGCGACCCGTCCTTCATCGCCTCGACCATGGAGCGGCTGCGGGCCGGCGGCGGCCCCGCCGTGCTGGCCGGCTCGCCCGTCGTCGACGTCTTCGACCTGCTCGACGGCGCCTCGGACGGCAACGGCGGCCGGCTGCCCCCCACCGACGGCCTCATTTTCAAGACGGCCGCGAACGACCGGGTCGTCATCCGCCCCTCGGGCACCGAGCCCAAACTCAAGTGCTACTGCGAGGTCGTGGTGCCGGTGGCCGTCGACGAGCCGGTGGAGGTGGCCCGGCGCACCGCCGCCGAGCGGCTGGAGCTCATGAGGAGCGACTTGCGCGGCGTCCTGGGCGTATGA
- a CDS encoding GNAT family N-acetyltransferase, giving the protein MNPPPSPRADLRIVREDDPEHARLTGLGWRVVSRSWGARLTLADDADVSALEAALAAVRRAGYAVRRLGGADLPALADLDERVGPDFPDTPASRHEPLPADLGRDLAAGRWLAFGASAPGGGLVAFTILRPEPDRWEVERTAVDAAHRRRGLATAVKAASILVTRAAGARCWGTGGAGVNAGSLAVNRALGFELEPAWHALAPPPPA; this is encoded by the coding sequence GTGAACCCGCCTCCGAGTCCCCGAGCCGACCTGCGGATCGTGCGCGAGGACGACCCGGAGCACGCCCGGCTCACGGGCCTGGGCTGGCGGGTGGTCTCCCGCTCCTGGGGGGCGCGCCTGACCCTGGCCGACGACGCCGACGTCTCCGCCCTGGAGGCGGCCCTGGCCGCGGTGCGCCGAGCCGGCTACGCCGTGCGCCGCCTGGGCGGGGCCGACCTGCCCGCGCTCGCGGATCTCGATGAGCGGGTGGGCCCCGACTTCCCCGACACCCCGGCCTCCCGCCACGAGCCGCTGCCGGCGGACTTGGGCCGCGACCTGGCCGCGGGCCGGTGGCTCGCCTTCGGGGCGTCGGCCCCCGGCGGCGGGCTCGTCGCCTTCACGATCCTGCGCCCCGAGCCCGACCGCTGGGAGGTGGAGCGCACCGCGGTGGACGCGGCGCACCGGCGCCGGGGGCTGGCCACGGCCGTCAAGGCCGCCTCCATCCTGGTCACCCGCGCCGCCGGGGCCCGGTGCTGGGGCACGGGCGGGGCCGGGGTCAATGCCGGGTCGTTGGCCGTCAATCGGGCGCTGGGCTTCGAGCTCGAGCCCGCCTGGCACGCGCTGGCGCCTCCCCCGCCCGCGTGA
- the dapE gene encoding succinyl-diaminopimelate desuccinylase, with the protein MTRAATAPEPVVLPALEGPLADLALALVDAPSVSGAEGPLADAVETALAARPHLEVLRHGDTVVARTRLGRPGRVVVAGHLDTVPVSRRTGNVPGRLETRAGEPVVWGRGSVDMKGGVAVALHLAATLSAPRRDVTWVFYDNEEVVGERNGLGRALAAHPDWFEADLAVLGEPTGAGIEGGCNGTLRLILHVPGTAAHSARAWRGANAIHAAAALIERVKAAPVRTVEVEGLAFRESFSVVLIEGGTAANTIPDHCRVTVNYRFAPDLDGPAALARARRVLAGLDPDGAEADPPIDAGTGPVEVELDDLSPAARPGLDSPGARELVDLVRGRGGAVGPKYGWTDVARFSAAGVPALNLGPGDPMQCHTDDEHCPLAQIEAVAAILRDWLA; encoded by the coding sequence ATGACCCGCGCCGCGACCGCCCCCGAACCCGTCGTCCTGCCCGCGCTGGAGGGGCCCCTGGCCGACCTCGCCCTGGCCCTCGTCGACGCCCCCAGCGTCTCGGGCGCCGAGGGCCCGCTGGCCGACGCCGTCGAGACCGCCCTGGCCGCCCGCCCCCACCTGGAGGTCCTGCGCCACGGCGACACCGTCGTGGCCCGCACCCGCCTGGGGCGCCCCGGGCGGGTCGTCGTCGCCGGCCACCTCGACACCGTGCCGGTCTCCCGGCGCACCGGCAATGTCCCCGGCCGCCTGGAGACGCGCGCCGGCGAACCGGTGGTGTGGGGGCGGGGCAGCGTCGATATGAAGGGCGGCGTCGCCGTCGCCCTGCACCTGGCCGCGACCCTGAGCGCCCCGCGCCGGGATGTGACCTGGGTCTTCTACGACAACGAGGAGGTCGTGGGCGAGCGCAACGGGCTGGGTCGGGCGCTGGCGGCCCACCCCGACTGGTTCGAGGCGGACCTGGCGGTCCTGGGCGAGCCCACCGGCGCCGGCATTGAGGGCGGTTGCAATGGCACCCTGCGCCTCATCCTTCACGTGCCGGGCACGGCCGCCCACTCCGCGCGGGCCTGGCGCGGCGCCAACGCCATCCACGCCGCCGCCGCCCTCATCGAGCGCGTCAAGGCGGCGCCGGTGCGCACCGTGGAGGTCGAGGGTCTGGCCTTCCGCGAGTCCTTCTCCGTGGTCCTCATCGAGGGCGGCACGGCCGCCAACACCATCCCCGACCACTGCCGCGTCACCGTCAACTACCGCTTCGCCCCCGACCTGGACGGCCCGGCGGCCCTGGCCCGCGCCAGGCGCGTGCTGGCCGGGCTGGATCCCGACGGCGCCGAGGCCGACCCGCCCATCGACGCGGGCACCGGGCCGGTGGAGGTCGAGCTGGACGACCTCAGCCCGGCGGCCCGCCCGGGCCTGGACTCGCCCGGCGCGCGCGAGCTCGTCGACCTGGTGCGCGGGCGGGGGGGCGCGGTGGGCCCCAAGTACGGCTGGACCGACGTGGCCCGCTTCTCGGCGGCCGGCGTGCCCGCGCTCAACCTCGGCCCGGGCGACCCCATGCAGTGCCACACCGACGACGAGCACTGCCCCCTCGCCCAGATCGAGGCGGTCGCCGCGATCCTGCGGGACTGGTTGGCATGA
- a CDS encoding PrsW family intramembrane metalloprotease produces the protein MTRLLRSPAAWALALIIAAGAAVSGPDLSAYAGAAPVSVGVGLLISATVTGIAAALVRRSRLWDRHGAAVALALAWGALAAPALIILCADQTDDLMARLGWDAIADSVSGAWPEEIAKDLGVALISIAWWPRMRRPGDGLIIGLFCGLGFELIETLIYGVAGALAHPSSDLAGALDSWHQRELGLGAGLHAICTAIAGWGLTTAMATGRRRHGVLGVVAGFALHFAWNADWPQSWAQPALGVVYAVSLAALAACWRSALRSCPPRSRAGGPDGPPHPGGGVPLGENAGGEGAQLPAGAR, from the coding sequence ATGACCCGCCTTCTGCGCAGCCCCGCCGCATGGGCCCTGGCCCTCATCATCGCGGCGGGCGCCGCCGTCTCGGGCCCCGACCTGAGCGCCTACGCCGGCGCCGCCCCCGTCTCGGTGGGCGTCGGCCTGCTCATCAGCGCCACGGTCACGGGCATCGCCGCCGCCCTGGTGCGCCGCAGCCGCCTGTGGGACCGCCACGGCGCCGCCGTCGCCCTCGCCCTGGCCTGGGGCGCCCTGGCCGCCCCGGCCCTGATCATCCTGTGCGCCGACCAGACCGACGACCTCATGGCCCGGCTCGGCTGGGACGCCATCGCCGACTCCGTCTCGGGCGCCTGGCCGGAGGAGATCGCCAAGGACCTCGGCGTCGCCCTCATCTCCATCGCCTGGTGGCCGCGCATGCGCCGCCCCGGCGACGGCCTGATCATCGGCCTGTTCTGCGGCCTGGGCTTCGAACTCATCGAGACCCTCATCTACGGGGTCGCCGGGGCGCTGGCGCACCCGAGCTCGGACCTGGCCGGGGCCCTGGACAGCTGGCACCAGCGCGAACTGGGCCTGGGCGCCGGGCTGCACGCGATCTGCACGGCCATCGCCGGCTGGGGGCTGACAACGGCCATGGCCACGGGCCGCCGGCGCCACGGGGTGCTCGGAGTGGTCGCCGGCTTCGCCCTGCACTTCGCCTGGAACGCCGACTGGCCGCAGTCCTGGGCGCAGCCGGCGCTGGGAGTCGTCTACGCCGTCAGCCTGGCCGCGCTGGCGGCCTGCTGGCGCTCGGCCCTGCGCTCGTGCCCGCCCCGCTCACGGGCGGGCGGACCCGACGGCCCCCCTCACCCAGGCGGGGGCGTCCCACTCGGTGAGAATGCCGGCGGGGAAGGGGCGCAGCTGCCCGCCGGCGCACGGTAG
- a CDS encoding TIGR00730 family Rossman fold protein, with protein MSRREFYRRGPVLLRGDQIPTQTTDTRLLSGGNGADWLHKDPWRVMRIQAEFIEGFGALAELGPAISVFGSARTAPSDPHYALAEGIGAGIARAGYAVITGGGPGMMEAANKGAREAGGVSVGLGIELPREQGMNDYVDLGVHFRYFFARKTMFVKYSDGFVVMPGGFGTLDELFEALTLVQTRKVLGFPVVLVGSGFWGPLVEWIRGTLAGRGMISPRDPQLLHVVDTVDEAVDCVVAEARRLRNGDDAGSGAPGAR; from the coding sequence ATGAGCAGACGAGAGTTCTACCGCCGGGGTCCGGTGCTCCTGCGCGGCGACCAGATCCCGACCCAGACCACCGACACCCGCCTGCTGTCCGGCGGGAACGGCGCCGACTGGCTCCACAAGGATCCCTGGCGGGTGATGAGGATCCAGGCGGAGTTCATCGAGGGCTTCGGGGCGCTGGCCGAGCTGGGGCCGGCGATCAGCGTCTTCGGCTCGGCGCGCACCGCCCCCTCCGATCCGCACTACGCCCTCGCCGAGGGCATCGGCGCGGGGATCGCCCGGGCCGGCTACGCCGTCATCACCGGCGGCGGCCCGGGGATGATGGAGGCCGCGAACAAGGGCGCCCGGGAGGCGGGCGGCGTGTCGGTGGGGCTGGGCATCGAACTGCCCCGCGAGCAGGGGATGAACGACTACGTGGACCTGGGCGTCCATTTCCGCTACTTCTTCGCCCGCAAGACGATGTTCGTCAAGTACTCCGACGGGTTCGTGGTCATGCCCGGCGGCTTCGGCACGCTCGACGAGCTCTTCGAGGCCCTTACCCTGGTCCAGACCCGCAAGGTCCTCGGCTTCCCGGTGGTGCTCGTGGGCAGCGGCTTCTGGGGGCCCCTGGTGGAGTGGATTCGCGGCACGCTAGCCGGCCGGGGGATGATCTCGCCGCGGGATCCGCAGCTGCTCCACGTGGTCGACACGGTCGACGAGGCCGTCGACTGCGTCGTGGCGGAGGCGCGGAGGCTGCGCAACGGGGACGACGCCGGGTCCGGGGCGCCGGGGGCGCGGTGA
- a CDS encoding DUF3117 domain-containing protein, with the protein MAAMKPRTGDGPLEVVKEGRSIIMRVPLEGGGRLVVEITPDEIKELQEALASVKV; encoded by the coding sequence ATGGCTGCCATGAAGCCCAGGACCGGCGACGGGCCTCTCGAGGTCGTCAAGGAAGGCCGCTCCATCATCATGCGGGTCCCGCTGGAGGGCGGCGGCCGTCTCGTCGTCGAGATCACGCCCGATGAGATCAAGGAGCTCCAGGAGGCCCTCGCCTCGGTCAAGGTCTGA